The genomic DNA TTCACTGTTGCTGAACATCCTATTGACAGATCGCTCACCCGGCCGGTTGCGAACCACCGGGTCTCAGGCGCCCGCTCCCAGCCGGCGCACCACGATCACCGAGCGGTCGTCCTGCACGTCCGGGGCCACCGTCCGCACCAGCGTCTGCGCCGGGTCCCCGGTCCCGCCGTACCGCAGCAGCGGCGCCGCGGCCGCCAGCAGCCGGTCGATGCCCTCGTCGATGTCCTCGCCCGGGACCTCCACCAGCCCGTCGCTGTACAGCAGCAGCGAGTCCCCGAGCGCCAGGCGCCCCCGCTGCGGCGGGTACGGCACGGAGGCCAGCACCCCCAGCGCCGGGCCGCCGACCCCCGCCCGCAGCCAGCTGCCGCCGCCGGCCCGGCAGTACTGCACGGCCGGCGGGTGCCCCGCGTTGAACACCCGGTACCGCCCGTCCGACGGCCGGATCGCCAGGTGCACCGCGGTGGCGAAGGCGTCCTCCCAGTCCAGCTTGGCCAGGTAGTCGTTGGCGGCGGGCAGGAACCGCTCCGGCTCCACCGAGCCGAGCAGCGTCGCGAACGCCCCCGACAGGTGTATCGACCGGGCGGCCGCCCGGCTGCCCTTGCCGGAGACGTCCACCAGGACCACCTCCAGCAGGTCCCGCTCCGGCTGGTGCGCGGCGAGCAGGAAGTCACCGGAGAACAGCGTGCCCCGCACCGGCGACACCGCCTGGTGGAACCGCCAGTCCAGCAGCCCGTCGGGCAGCCGCCCGAGCGCCAGGGCGTGCTCGGCGAGCTCGACCAGCATGGTGTCGCCGCGCAGGCCGCGCAGGCCCAGCCGGGTCCGGTAGCGCGAGGTGGCCAGCACCAGCGCCGCCGCCGACGCGATCACCAGCACCGACCCCGGCCGCACCCCGTACGGCTGCCGCAGCAGCCCGTCGGCGACCAGGCAGAGCGCGACGGCGCCGATCAGCAGGTACTGCCGGTGGACGTGCAGCAGGTAGCCGCCGAGGATCACCGGGAAGACCAGCGCGGACGGCGGGCACAGATCGGGCTTCAGGATCGCCAGCCAGGTGAGGGTGGACGAGAGCACCACCAGCACGGCCAGCGCGGCCCGCTCGGCGGCCGGGTCGCCGTCCAGCAGCCGGCTCAGCCACCGCCCGAGCGGGCTGCGGCGCAGCCGCGCGCCGGCCCTCCTGGCGACGGTGGTGACTGCGGGCACGGCACCTCCGCCGGTACGCGGGCACAGGCCGCTGACGATCCGCTGGTTCAGCTCAATTTATCGCCGAATGTCCGGATAGTCGTACTTGTGCCGCTTCCCGCGCGGGTCGACGGGCCGGGTTCCCGTGCCGTTCCCCGTGCCGGGCCCCCGTCCGTTACTGCCCGTCCACCTCGCCGTAGCCGGGCTGCGGGCGCGCCGCCACCGGGCGCAGCGTGCGCAGGCCGCGCAGCACCGCGAACGCCCGGCGGAGCTCACCGACCGGGGTGCTGCGCGGTTCGGCCGCCGGGGCGGGCTCCGGGTCGAGCGGGCGGCGGGGTGCCGGGACCAGGCCGGTGACGGGCTCGGTGTGCTGCGCCGTCTGCGTCATCGTTCCTGTCCTCCGTGCTGCCGCCGGGTGAGCTGACGGGTCGTGGGTCGACCCGACTGTAGTACTTCCCGCTGGGCTGACAGTCTTACGCGTGAACGGTGACGGAACGGTATCGAAGGCAATCCGAAGACGTACCGGCGCGCGCCCCTGCCGGAGGCGCGCGCCGGTACGCGGGCCTCAGGCCTGGAGGTCGGGCAGCTCCGGGGTGACGGTCTCGACCCGGTCGAGGCCGAGCGGCAGGTCGGGGGCGGTGATCGCGTCGGTCAGCGGGCCCGCGGGCACCTGCGGGACGGCGTGCGCGCTGGGGGCGGTCAGGGAGGCCACCACACCGACGGCGAGCGAGGCAAAGGCGAGCATCGAGCGCTTCTTCATGCCCTGCCCAACGCCCGTCCGGCGCATCGGTCACGGCCTCCGGGCCCCGCGGCTCACGGCCAGGAGCGCAGGCCCTCGGTGAGCACCCGGGTCATCCGGTCCAGCGTCACCGCCCGGTCCTCGGCCAGTCGGAACGCGCCGCCGGTGGCGAGCGAGGCGAACCCGTGTGCCATCGCCCGCACCGTCCGGGTCGCGTGGATCGCCTCCGCGCCGTCCAGCCCGTAGCCGGCCAGCACCCGCAGCACCACCTCCACCAGCCGGGTGGCGGCCGCCAGCTGCTCCGGGTCGTCCTCCTGCGGCGCCTGCGGCACCGCCGCGTACCGCCGCGGGTGCTCGGTGGCGTAGGCCGCGTACGCCGCCATCAGCGCGGCCACCGCCGCGTCGCCGGAGCGGCCGAGCGCCGCGTCCGCCAGCCGGTCGGCCAGCTCGCCGGTGACCCGGACGGCGACCAGCCGGCGCAGCTCGGCCAGGCCGCCGGGGACGTGCTTGTACAGCGAGGGCGTGGCCACGCCGGCCCGGCCGGCCACGGCGGCCAGCGTGAGCTCCTGGACACCGTGCTCGTCGACCAGCTCCAGCGCCCGGTCGACCACGGCGGCGGGGGTGAGTCCGACCCGGGGCATCAGGCGACCTCCGCCAGGAACGGGAGCAGCGCGGCGGCGACGGCCTGCGGGTGGCCGGCCATCGGGTAGTGGCCGCCGCCCTCGATCATCACCTTGCGGCCGTTCAGCGCCGCCGCCTGGCGGTCGGCCACCAGCTCCGGGTCCGGGAAGTCGGGGTCCTCGGTGCCCATCAGCACCAGCGCCGGGCACCGGACCGCCGCCGACCAGCCGACCGGCGCCGAGTCGCCGGAGAGGTAACCGGCCAGCGCGACCTTGCGGTGCGGCTCGCGCAGCATCGCCGACAGGCCCGCCCGGTACGCGTCGAAGTCGGCCGGGCGCTCGGTCGGGAAGTAGAACTTCTGCAGCGTGCCCCACACCCCGGGGAACGCCTTGACCACCGGGCCGACCACGCCGAACAACGCCTTCTGGAAGGCGTTCAGCGGCAGGTTCTCGATGAACGCGTCGATCAGCACCACGCCGGCCGCCCGCTCCGGCGCCAGCCCGGCCGCCTTCACCACGGTCGCGCCGGTGTACGAGCTGCCGGCCAGCACGGCCCGCTCGATGCCCAGGTGGTCGAGCAGGGCGAGCAGGTC from Kitasatospora terrestris includes the following:
- a CDS encoding TetR-like C-terminal domain-containing protein, whose product is MPRVGLTPAAVVDRALELVDEHGVQELTLAAVAGRAGVATPSLYKHVPGGLAELRRLVAVRVTGELADRLADAALGRSGDAAVAALMAAYAAYATEHPRRYAAVPQAPQEDDPEQLAAATRLVEVVLRVLAGYGLDGAEAIHATRTVRAMAHGFASLATGGAFRLAEDRAVTLDRMTRVLTEGLRSWP
- a CDS encoding alpha/beta hydrolase — its product is MSSTTTPTRFFDVPGGRIAFDDTPGEGLPVVLLPGMLDQRAAYRHLVPLLTAAGHRVITMDLRGMGESSAEFVDYSPAAIAADLLALLDHLGIERAVLAGSSYTGATVVKAAGLAPERAAGVVLIDAFIENLPLNAFQKALFGVVGPVVKAFPGVWGTLQKFYFPTERPADFDAYRAGLSAMLREPHRKVALAGYLSGDSAPVGWSAAVRCPALVLMGTEDPDFPDPELVADRQAAALNGRKVMIEGGGHYPMAGHPQAVAAALLPFLAEVA
- a CDS encoding PP2C family protein-serine/threonine phosphatase, with the protein product MPAVTTVARRAGARLRRSPLGRWLSRLLDGDPAAERAALAVLVVLSSTLTWLAILKPDLCPPSALVFPVILGGYLLHVHRQYLLIGAVALCLVADGLLRQPYGVRPGSVLVIASAAALVLATSRYRTRLGLRGLRGDTMLVELAEHALALGRLPDGLLDWRFHQAVSPVRGTLFSGDFLLAAHQPERDLLEVVLVDVSGKGSRAAARSIHLSGAFATLLGSVEPERFLPAANDYLAKLDWEDAFATAVHLAIRPSDGRYRVFNAGHPPAVQYCRAGGGSWLRAGVGGPALGVLASVPYPPQRGRLALGDSLLLYSDGLVEVPGEDIDEGIDRLLAAAAPLLRYGGTGDPAQTLVRTVAPDVQDDRSVIVVRRLGAGA